The following DNA comes from Streptomyces sp. NBC_00273.
GCTCCGTCCGGCGGCCAGGGCCTGCTGGTCCGCGAGGTCGGCGCGGAGCAGCGGATCGGCCTCCGGGTGCGCGTCCAGTCGTACCGCCACCTCGGCCCACAGCGCGTCCGTACCCGGATGGCTCAGGTCCCGGGCACGGCGGGCCCGCTCCACCAGCTCGGTGAAGGCGGCGGCCGTCCCGGCCGTCCCGGGCTCGGGACGAGCAGGGGCCGAGGCGGTCTGCGGCAGCGCCGCACTGCGCACCCCCAGCGGCAGCTCGGTCAACAGCGGCTCGCGGCCCATCTGTGCGAGGAACCGGTCCGAGACCCGGGTCGTGCCGTTGCGCGCGTCGAACTGCCGGGCGATGTCCAGGCAGCCCGCGTACAGGACCTCGTACAACTCGTCGATGGTTCGAGGGCTTCCTTCGTAGGGCACGGCCGGGGTCCGCCCGTGCCCCAGCTCCCGCAGGCGGCGCAGCAGCACGAGGATGCTGCCGTGGAAGTCCAGCCGGTCGTCGAGGTTGGCGAGCGGAGCCACATGGGCGGCGTGTTCGGCCAGGATCTCCAGGCCGCGCGATTCGTTGCCGGTGAGTGCGCAGAACTCGATGTGCTTGCCGACCGACGGCAGCAGGCTCTCGTTGCCGCGGGCCATGCGGTAGCCGCGCAGGTGGTGGGAGCGCGCCTCGTCGGCCCGGCCGAGCCGCAGCAGTGGCAGCAGCGAGGTGGCGAGCAGCCGGTGGGGCTCCTCGGCGCAGGTCAGTTCGCCGTCGAGCACCGGCTTCCACAGCTCCAGGGCCTCGGCGTCGTCGCCGTGCAGGGCGGCGTATTGACCCTGCCCGTTGAGTTCGCAGGCCCGGCAGTCGCTCATGTCGTCGCGCTCGGCGGCCAGCCAACTCCGGAAGGCCCGCTCGGCGCGCTCGTCCTCGCCGATCGCGTCGGCCAGCCACATCTCGGCCTCGCGAACGGGCCGCTCGCTGTAGCCGGCGATCCGGTAGCGGCGTTCCATCTCGTCCAGCCAGCCGGTGGCCGACTCCAGCGGGATCCCGGGAGAGTCTGAGATGGCCGTGGCCACCCACTTGAACTGCCAGAACAGCGAATGAGCCTCCCAGTGGGAGAAGGCGCCCGGGTCCTTGTCGTACTCCTGGAGCAGCCGGGCGAAGGGGACCAGCATGTTGGACGACTCGGAGCTGTAGAGGTAGGCGTTGATCAGGTTGTCCAGGGCCTCGCGGAACAGGGCCCGGTCGCCGCTCGTCTCCGCCGCGCCGGCCAGGGCTTCGGCGTGCGCGTTGCGTACGGCGCCGTTCGGCGATTCGCGGTTCTCCGCCAGACCCCGCACGATCTCCTCGCGCGTCAGCGTCGTCATTTCTGTTCCTCCTGGGCGTCGCGGGAATCGGTGGAGTGGGTCGCCCATTCCAGGAGTCCGAGGAAGGCCCGGTTGAGCAGGGTGGAGTCGGCGGGGCGCAGCGGCCGCTGGGACATCAGCAGGGCCTGCCCGTAGAGCGATTCGACGGCCGTGCCGGTCAGCGCCTCGTCGGGCAGCGCGGAGATCCGGCGGATGAGCGGGTTGTTGTGGTTGAGGACCAGACGGGCGCGCGGCGCGGAGCCGCGCAGCGCGCCGAGGATGCCGCTCCATAGGGAGTCGGCGCTCTCCAGCGCGGCGGTGCGGTCGCGCTCCTGGCGGGCCTGCCGGTCGTCGAGGTACAGCGCGGGCACGGCGACGGGCTGGAAGGCGCGCAGCACCACGTCGCAGCCCTGGGCTTCCAAGCGGGTGCGCGCGGTGGCCAGGAAGGGGGCGAGCGCCAGTTCGGCCGCGGTCGGCACCGGGTCCAGCCGCTCGGTTACGGCCCCGGCGTCGAGTTCGGTGACCTTGAGTTCCGGCCGTACGGAGGGCAGCAGGGCCAGCAGGTCCGCATCGTAGGTGTATCCGGCGTTGATGACGCCGAGCCCGTGGGCCGCGGCGATCGGTGCGATCTGCCGGAACTCCTCGACGGTGCGGGTGAAGTGGATGTCCGTGTGGGCGGCCGCGAACTCCTGGAGGCTCATCGAGCCGTCGCTGGTCTCGAACGGCAGCCACGGCAGCATCAGCCCGAGCAGCTCGGAGTCGTGCCGGGCCATGGACTTCACGCCGAGGTGGTGGACCTGCAGGAAAGCGGCCAGGCGCTCCGGATCGCTGGCCGCGAGTTCGGCGAGCCAGCCGCGGACGCGGGCGCCGAGGGCGTCCCGTACGGCGGCGAGGGTCTCGTCGTCGTACAGGTTCTCGCGGGAAGCGGTGGGGCGCAGCGTGTCCGTGTCGAGTACGGCGCGGACGAAGAACGCCCAGTCGGGCAGCAGGTTGTCGGCCCGGTCGGTCAGCAGCATGCCCTTGAGGTGGACGCGGTGTCCGGCCCGGTGGGCGGGGCTGGTCGGTTCGGGAAGGACGTAGGCCACTCCCCGTACGCCGGCGACCGGCAGGTCGAGGTCGATGCTGTCGAGCGGGGTGAAACCGAAGAGCTGCGCGCAGTGCCCGGCGAGCGCGACGCGACGGGCGGCCGGCGTGGGGAAGGGACGGTCCCATACGGCGGGCCGGTCGGTGAGGGGGCGCGGCTCGCCGCCCTCGCCGTCGTCGAAGGTGATCTCGTACGGCAGCAGGGAGCCGTAGTCGCGGGCCAGTTCTTCGACCTTGGCCGGGACGGCCCATTCCGCGGCGCCCGGGCGGGCCTCCAGCACGACGGTGGTGCCGGGCTCCGGCCGTGCCTCGTGGGGCAGTTCGCGGACGGTGTACGAACCGTCGTCCGTGGCCAGCCATTCGACGGGCGCGGCCTGGGGGTCGCGGGCGGAGCGGGTGAGGACCCGGATCTGGCGGGCCACGACGAAGCACGCGAGCAGGCCGATGCCGAACTGACCGAGGAACTCCTGGCGGGTCGCTTCCAGGCCCTGCTCGTTGAGATCGGCGCCGTCGCCACCGCGCTTGGAACTACGGCCGATGGTGGCGAGCAGGGAGTGGGCCTCGGCAGCGGTCAGGCCGATGCCGCTGTCCTCGATGGTCACGCGGCCGCCGGACGCCGAGAGCCGGATGCGGACCTGTGCCGACGGTTCGAGGGCGTGGCGCGCGGTGATCGCGTCCACCGCGTTCTGCAGGAGCTCGCGGACGTAGACGCGCGGGCTGGAGTAGAGGTGGTGGGAGAGGAGGTCCACCAGGCCGCGCAGATCGACCTGGAAGCTGTGGGGTGCCGACGGGGGCGTGGACGGGGCCGGGGACGTGGACATGGGGCGTCACCTCGCGTGCGTGCAGGGATGGTTCGGTGATCGCGAGGTCCCCCCCTCACAGATCCCGGAGTGGTTCACACATTAGGGGGATGGTCGGACAATCTCTGCGTGAATTCCGGCGCCCTGGATGCCCGGCCCGGGATTACTGGAAGCGCAGGAACTGCGGCGGTACGGCGTCCACCAGCCACACCCCGTTGGCGCTGATCCGGAAGACGTGTCCGGCCGCTCGCATCGCCCCGGCGTCCACGCTGAGCACGACGGGCCGGCCGCGTCGCGCGCCGACCCGGGTGGCGGTCTCCCGATCGGGGGACAGGTGCACGTGGTGGCGGGCCATCGGGCGCAGGCCCTCGGCGCGGATCGGCTCCAGGGCGGCGGCGACGGTGCCGTGGTAGAGGTAGGCGGGCGGTTCGGCCTCCGGCAGGTCCAGGTCCACGGCGACGGTGTGCCCCTGGTTGGCCCGGATCCGGGTGCCGTCGACGGCGAACCGCTGTTTGTCGTTGGCGGCGACGACGTGGTCGAGCTCGGCCCGGCTGAAGCGGAAACCGTGCGCGGCGGCCGCGCGCAGCAGGTCGTCGATCTCCACCCAGCCGTGGGGATCGAGCACCAGTCCGATCCGTTCCGGCTGGTGGCGTAGGTGTTTCGAGACGTACTTCGACACCTTCACGGTGCGTCTTTCATCCATGGCCCCAGCGTGCCCGGTCGGACGGCCCCGCGGCAGGGATTTTCCGGGGGCGGCCGGTGGCGACACGTGGTGGACACCCCCTATCGCCCTTCCAAGATGCGGAATATATTTTCCACTATCGCTTCTGTCGAGAGGGAGAAACCATGACAGCCCAACCCTCACCCTCGCTGTCACGCCGCGCCGCTGCTGAGCTGGTCGGTACCGCCGGCCTGCTCGTGGTCGTGATCGGCTCCGGGCTCAAGGCCGCCGAGCTCAGCCGCGACACCGGTGTCGCCCTCATCGCCAACTCGTTCGCCTCGGCCATCGGCCTCGGGCTGATCATCACGATCTTCGGGCCGTTGTCCGGCGCCCACCTCAACCCGGTCGTCACCCTCACCTCCTGGTGGTCCCGGCGGACCGGCGGTCAGGGTCTGGGCGGCCCCGAGGCCCTCGTCTACACCGTGGCCCAGAGCACCGGAGCCATCGGCGGCGCCCTCGTCGCGGACGTCATGTTCGGACGGACCCCGGGCACCTTCGCCACCCAAGTGCGCGACGGCGGTCATCTGCTCATCGGCGAGGTGGTCGCCACCGCCGGTCTCGTCCTCCTGATCCAGGGCCTCGGCCGGATCGGCCGCTCCGGGCTCGTCCCGGCGGCGGTCGCCGCGTACATCGCGGCCGCGATCTGGTTCACCTCCTCCGGTTCCTTCGCCAATCCGGCGGGCACCATCGGGCGCAGCTTCAGTGACTCCTTCACTGGCATAGCTCCCCAGTCGCTGCCCGGATTCGTCGGCGCCCAGCTGGTCGGCGGGATCCTCGGCCTGGCCCTGGCCGCCTTCCTGTACGGGACCGGGAGGGGAGCCGGGACAGGGACGAGGGCTCGGTACGGGTCCAGGTTCGGCCGGAGTGCGAAGGCGGCGCCGGTGGACGGAGCGAGCCCGGCCAAGGTGGCGTACGAGACCGTCGGGTGAGACGCCGGCTCAGTTGCCCACAGGAAAAGGGGACTTGTCCACAGCCGTTTGGGTGGGTTTTGACGGCAAACGCGTGATCCGCCCTGTGGACCCTGTGGAACCAGGGGACCGGCCCCGACCGGCCCCGACGGGCCCGACCGGGCGTGACCTGCCCCGACCGGACCTTCCGCCGTGACCACCCTCCCCGGCGTCGTCACCGCTCTCGTCGGCGCGCCAGATCGTTCATCGTCCGGGCCTGGAGCTCCCGCTCCGTCGCGGCCCGGACGAACTCCGCCACATGGTCGGCACCCACCAGATCCTGCACGGCCCGTACTGTTGCGGCCGGCAGCGCCACCGGCGAGGGCCCCGTCGGCCCCGGTGGGCCCGCCGACCCCAGGTGCCGCTGGAGGTGCCGGGTCGCGAAGAGCCGCATCGCCCGCGCCAGCTCCGCGTCCACGGTCTGCTGGGCCAGCGGCCGCAGCCTCCGGACCATCGTCGCCGCCTCCGCCGCGTCCGCGTCCGTGGGCGGCACCTGCCCGAGGTAGCGCGCGAAGACGTGCTCGGTGGTGAACTCCAGGAACCGCGAGGCGATGTGCTCCACCTGTCCCCGCAGCTCCCGCAGGTGCCCGGTGATCGCCGACAGCGGCACCCCGGCCGCATGCAGCTCGGCGGCCACCGCCAGCTCTTGCGGTGAGGGCACCAGGAACTGGTCCGGGCGCCCAGGGATCCGCTCCAGCACCCCGAGCTCGCACGCCTCGTCCACGGCGCCGTCGTCCGGGCGGCCGCCGAACCGCTCGTCCAGCTCCTCCCTGCTGATCCGGGCCGCCTCCTCGTCGGTCCACGGCCCGTGCACCTCGGCGACCAGCCCGAGTACGCCGCCCAGACCTCGCCCGGCGTCCCAGGCCTCCAGCAGTTCCTTGATGGAAGCCAGGGTGTAGCCGCGGTCCAGCAGGTCCGCGATCTGGCGCAGCCGCGCCAGATGCGTGTCCCGGTAGACGTTGGAACGGCCCCGCCGCTCCGGTTTCGGCAGCAGGCCACGATCCTGGTACGCCCGGATCGTGCGCACCGTCGCCCCGCTGTGGTGTGCCAGATCCTCGATCCGGTACTCGGCTACCGCCTGATCGGACAATCCCGGCTCCCTACGACATCGCGGCTCGGCCGACCGCGCCCGCCGCGGCCCGGGCGGCAGGTGAAGCCGCAAGGTACTCGACCGCCCTGCGCAGCGAGCCCTCCTGCGAGGGATGGTACGACCGCCGGAAGTAGCGGGGTATGGCCGTGCCGAGCTCTCTCCACGGAGGCAGCAGGCCCTTGGCCACCGCGCGGTTGTGCGCGCCGAGCGAGTAGCGCAGCCGGCCGCCCAGCTCGGGGTCGTTGCGCATGAGGTACGAGGCCCCCACACCCACAGCCACGCCAGCACGGGCGCGACCACGACCATCCCCTCGACGCGGCGCGCGTAGCGGGGCAGACCGGCTCCCCCGCAGTGCTGGTACATGTCGAAGGCGACGGAGCGGTGCTCCACCTCCTCCGCGCCGTGCCAGCGCAGCAGGTCCAGCATGATCTCGTCGGCCCCGGCCCGGTCGAGCCCGTCGGCCCGCAGCACCCAGTCCCCGAGGACCGCCGTGAACTGCTCGATCGCGGCGACCACGGCCAGCCGGAAGCGCAGCCACTCCCGCGCCGTGACCGGTACACCGAACGGCGGTGCCTCCCCGAGCAGTTTCTCGAAGAGGAAGTCCACGTGCCGCGTGTACGCCTCCGTCGGCAGCTGCTGCTCGGCGAGGTGGTCCAGTACGTAGGAGTGCTGCACGCTGTGCGTGGCCTCCTGACCCATGAACCCCTTGACGTCGCTGCGCAGCTCGGGGTCGGTGACCAGGGGCAGTCCCTCCTTGAGGACCCTGACGAACCACCGCTCCCCGGCGGGCAGCAGCAGGTGGAGCACGTTGATGACGTGCGTGGCGGTGGGCTCGTCCGGTATCCAGTGCAGGGGGGTGGTCTTCCATGCGAAGGCCACCCGGCGCGGGCTGATCGGGTGCCGGCCGATCGGGTCCGCAGACCCGTTCACAGCTTTGGCTCCAGCCTTGCGATGCGCCGCAGGGCACGCGGGGCGAAGCGGGACATCCACAGGGCGCCCTTGGACTCCGGAGTCACGGGCACGACGGCCTCGTTGCGCACGACCGCCCGCAGGATCGCGTCGGCGACCTTCTCCGGCGGGAAGTTGCGCAGCCCGTACAGCCGTGAGGAGCGTTCCTGGCGGCGCTTCTCCTCGGCCTCGTCCACCCCGGCGAAGCGCGAGGTGGCGGTGATGTTGGTGTTGATGATGCCCGGGCAGATCGCGGAGACGCCGATCGACTTCGACGCCAGTTCCGCGCGCAGGCACTCCGACAGCATCAGCACCGCGGCCTTCGAGGTGCTGTAGGCGGGCAAGGTCCTGGACGGCAGGTAGGCGGCGGCGGAGGCGGTGTTGACGATGTGCCCGCCCTGGCCGCGCTCGGCCATCTGCTTCCCGAAGATCCGGCAGCCGTGTATGACCCCCCACAGATTGACGTCCAGGACCTTCTTCCAGTCCTCGGCGGTGGTGTCGAGGAAGGCGCCGGACAGGCCGATCCCGGCGTTGTTGACCAGGACGTCGACGATTCCGTACTCGGCGGCGACCTTCGCCGCGAGCTTCTCCATCGCCTGCTCGTCGCTGACGTCCACGCACTCGGCCCAGGCCTCGGCGGCACCGACGAGCCGGGCCATGTCGGCCGTGCGTGCAGCGCCTTCCGCGTCGCGGTCGACGGCGACCACTCGGGCCCCGGCCTCGGCGAAGGCGAAGGCGGTGGCCCGGCCGATGCCACTGGCCGCGCCGGTCACCAGGACCAGTTGGCCCGCGAACCGGTCTGCGTACTTGCCCGGGGCCTTCTGTTCCGGTGCCCGTGTCGCGGGCTCCTCCCGGTCGGTGACGAACTCGGTGATCCAGGCGGCCAGCTGGTCGGGGCGGGTCCGGGGCACCCAGTGCTTGGCGGGCAGGGTCCGCCGCAGCAGGTCCGGGGCCCACCGCTCCAGACCGTCGTAGAGCCGCTCGGACAGGAAGGCGTCCCCGGTC
Coding sequences within:
- a CDS encoding HSP90 family protein translates to MSTSPAPSTPPSAPHSFQVDLRGLVDLLSHHLYSSPRVYVRELLQNAVDAITARHALEPSAQVRIRLSASGGRVTIEDSGIGLTAAEAHSLLATIGRSSKRGGDGADLNEQGLEATRQEFLGQFGIGLLACFVVARQIRVLTRSARDPQAAPVEWLATDDGSYTVRELPHEARPEPGTTVVLEARPGAAEWAVPAKVEELARDYGSLLPYEITFDDGEGGEPRPLTDRPAVWDRPFPTPAARRVALAGHCAQLFGFTPLDSIDLDLPVAGVRGVAYVLPEPTSPAHRAGHRVHLKGMLLTDRADNLLPDWAFFVRAVLDTDTLRPTASRENLYDDETLAAVRDALGARVRGWLAELAASDPERLAAFLQVHHLGVKSMARHDSELLGLMLPWLPFETSDGSMSLQEFAAAHTDIHFTRTVEEFRQIAPIAAAHGLGVINAGYTYDADLLALLPSVRPELKVTELDAGAVTERLDPVPTAAELALAPFLATARTRLEAQGCDVVLRAFQPVAVPALYLDDRQARQERDRTAALESADSLWSGILGALRGSAPRARLVLNHNNPLIRRISALPDEALTGTAVESLYGQALLMSQRPLRPADSTLLNRAFLGLLEWATHSTDSRDAQEEQK
- a CDS encoding RNA 2'-phosphotransferase — its product is MDERRTVKVSKYVSKHLRHQPERIGLVLDPHGWVEIDDLLRAAAAHGFRFSRAELDHVVAANDKQRFAVDGTRIRANQGHTVAVDLDLPEAEPPAYLYHGTVAAALEPIRAEGLRPMARHHVHLSPDRETATRVGARRGRPVVLSVDAGAMRAAGHVFRISANGVWLVDAVPPQFLRFQ
- a CDS encoding aquaporin — encoded protein: MTAQPSPSLSRRAAAELVGTAGLLVVVIGSGLKAAELSRDTGVALIANSFASAIGLGLIITIFGPLSGAHLNPVVTLTSWWSRRTGGQGLGGPEALVYTVAQSTGAIGGALVADVMFGRTPGTFATQVRDGGHLLIGEVVATAGLVLLIQGLGRIGRSGLVPAAVAAYIAAAIWFTSSGSFANPAGTIGRSFSDSFTGIAPQSLPGFVGAQLVGGILGLALAAFLYGTGRGAGTGTRARYGSRFGRSAKAAPVDGASPAKVAYETVG
- a CDS encoding MerR family transcriptional regulator; amino-acid sequence: MSDQAVAEYRIEDLAHHSGATVRTIRAYQDRGLLPKPERRGRSNVYRDTHLARLRQIADLLDRGYTLASIKELLEAWDAGRGLGGVLGLVAEVHGPWTDEEAARISREELDERFGGRPDDGAVDEACELGVLERIPGRPDQFLVPSPQELAVAAELHAAGVPLSAITGHLRELRGQVEHIASRFLEFTTEHVFARYLGQVPPTDADAAEAATMVRRLRPLAQQTVDAELARAMRLFATRHLQRHLGSAGPPGPTGPSPVALPAATVRAVQDLVGADHVAEFVRAATERELQARTMNDLARRRER
- a CDS encoding SDR family oxidoreductase; this translates as MSDMGGAGAVGLAGARERRVSTGGIELCVVELGETGRPTVLLVHGYPDSKEVWSEVAERLATRFHVVLYDVRGHGRSTAPQPLRGGFTLEKLTDDFLAVADAVSPDRPVHLVGHDWGSVQGWEFATVARTEGRIASFTSMSGPSLDHFGHWIKKRMARPTPRAAAQLLGQGAKSWYVYMLHTPVLPELAWRGPLGKRWPAMLQRIEKVPAGAYPTASLPSDAAHGAWLYRDNVRPRMRRPRPDAYAHVPVQLITPTGDAFLSERLYDGLERWAPDLLRRTLPAKHWVPRTRPDQLAAWITEFVTDREEPATRAPEQKAPGKYADRFAGQLVLVTGAASGIGRATAFAFAEAGARVVAVDRDAEGAARTADMARLVGAAEAWAECVDVSDEQAMEKLAAKVAAEYGIVDVLVNNAGIGLSGAFLDTTAEDWKKVLDVNLWGVIHGCRIFGKQMAERGQGGHIVNTASAAAYLPSRTLPAYSTSKAAVLMLSECLRAELASKSIGVSAICPGIINTNITATSRFAGVDEAEEKRRQERSSRLYGLRNFPPEKVADAILRAVVRNEAVVPVTPESKGALWMSRFAPRALRRIARLEPKL